In Monodelphis domestica isolate mMonDom1 chromosome 4, mMonDom1.pri, whole genome shotgun sequence, one DNA window encodes the following:
- the LOC100619372 gene encoding zinc finger protein 260-like, with the protein MAPKTLRRLSQGSITFKDVAVDFTQEEWCLLDPSQKDLYREVMLENVQNILFVEAETNFEAKEISTKLSLCVEESGPPRGMNKGPCDFLLRENCDSNIKVNKNPKSNCAFHEVAEKFSQHSVLNQYVKLTSGNDYCLDSESTKCFPEKVGFNQLHGKAPEMSMYQDNLGRITYGSSLDLTKHSKSKHVEMLSVSNKGGRPFIQIPKFGSYEIIHSGERPYQCKECGKDFTQKGHLVRHQRTHTGEKPYECTQCGMAFIERGKLAAHERIHTGEKPYECTHCGKAFTRKGYLAEHQRIHTGEKPYECTHCGKAFTRRGYLAEHQRIHTGEKPYQCTQCGKAFTDRSSLVKHQRMHTGEKLYECTQCGKAFTQRVKLAAHQRMHIGEKPYECTQCGKAFTRKGYLTAHQRIHSGEKPYECTQCGKGFIYRMSLTVHQRIHTGEKPYECTQCGMAFIERGKLAAHERIHTGEKPYECTHCGKAFTRKGYLAEHQRSHTGEKPYECTHCGKAFTRRGYLAEHQRIHTGEKPYQCTQCGKAFTDRSSLVKHQRMHTGEKLYECTQCGKAFTQRVKLAAHQRMHIGEKPYECTQCGKAFTRKGYLTAHQRIHSGEKPYECTQCGKGFIYRMSLTVHQRIHTGEKPYECTQCGKAFTERSYLVKHQRIHTGEKPYECTECEKAFTQRVNLVKHQRIHTGEKPYECT; encoded by the exons GggtcaataacattcaaggatgtggctgtggacttcacccaggaagAGTGGTGCCTGTTGGACCCTTCTCAGAAAGACCTATACAGGGAGGTCATGCTGGAAAATGTGCAGAATATACTCTTTGTGG aggcagAGACTAATTTTGAAGCAAAAGAGATATCTACAAAGCTGAGCCTTTGTGTGGAAGAATCTGGCCCTCCAAGAGGCATGAATAAGGGTCCCTGTGACTTCCTTTTGAGAGAAAACTGTGACTCTAATATCaaggtaaataaaaatccaaagagtAACTGTGCATTTCATGAAGTTGCAGAGAAATTCAGCCAACATTCAGTCCTAAATCAGTATGTGAAATTGACCTCAGGAAATGATTATTGTCTGGATAGTGAATCCACCAAATGCTTTCCTGAAAAAGTAGGATTCAATCAATTGCATGGGAAGGCTCCTGAAATGTCCATGTATCAAGATAACCTTGGGAGGATCACCTATGGCTCGAGTTTAGATCTCACAAAACATTCAAAAAGTAAACATGTAGAGATGCTTTCTGTGAGTAATAAAGGTGGAAGACCTTTCATTCAGATCCCCAAGTTTGGTTCATATGAAATAATCCACTCTGGAGAAAGACCTTATCAATGTAAAGAATGTGGAAAGGATTTCACACAGAAGGGTCATCTTGTTAGACATCAGAGaacccacactggagagaaaccttatgaatgtacacagtgtggaatgGCTTTCATAGAGAGGGGCAAGCTTGCTGcacatgagagaatccacactggagagaaaccttatgaatgtacacattgtggaaaggctttcacacggaAGGGCTatcttgctgaacatcagagaatccacactggagagaaaccttatgaatgtacacattgtggaaaggctttcacacggaGGGGCTatcttgctgaacatcagagaatccacactggagagaaaccttatcaatgtacacagtgtggaaaggctttcacagacaGGAGTTCTCTTGttaaacatcagagaatgcacactggagagaaactttatgaatgtacacagtgtggaaaggctttcacacagagggtcaagcttgctgcacatcagagaatgcacattggagagaaaccttatgaatgtacacagtgtggaaaggctttcacacggaAGGGCTATCttactgcacatcagagaatccactctggagagaaaccttatgaatgtacacaatgTGGGAAAGGTTTCATATACAGGATGAGTCTTACtgtacatcaaagaatccacactggagagaaaccttatgaatgtacacagtgtggaatgGCTTTCATAGAGAGGGGCAAGCTTGCTGcacatgagagaatccacactggagagaaaccttatgaatgtacacattgtggaaaggctttcacacggaAGGGCTatcttgctgaacatcagagaagtcacactggagagaaaccttatgaatgtacacattgtggaaaggctttcacacggaGGGGCTatcttgctgaacatcagagaatccacactggagagaaaccttatcaatgtacacagtgtggaaaggctttcacagacaGGAGTTCTCTTGttaaacatcagagaatgcacactggagagaaactttatgaatgtacacagtgtggaaaggctttcacacagagggtcaagcttgctgcacatcagagaatgcacattggagagaaaccttatgaatgtacacagtgtggaaaggctttcacacggaAGGGCTATCttactgcacatcagagaatccactctggagagaaaccttatgaatgtacacaatgTGGGAAAGGTTTCATATACAGGATGAGTCTTACtgtacatcaaagaatccacactggagagaaaccttatgaatgtacacagtgtggaaaggctttcacagagaggAGTTATCTtgttaaacatcagagaatccatactggagagaaaccttatgaatgtacagaGTGTgaaaaggctttcacacagagggttAATCTtgttaaacatcagagaatccacactggagagaaaccttatgaatgtacataA